A genomic stretch from Lathyrus oleraceus cultivar Zhongwan6 chromosome 2, CAAS_Psat_ZW6_1.0, whole genome shotgun sequence includes:
- the LOC127120089 gene encoding pentatricopeptide repeat-containing protein At4g02750, translating into MKLNNGIRSTVEQGKNVFNQNQKIIHLGKQGKVEEARRVFSNVIHKNHATYNSMITVFAKNGRVIEAQQLFDKMSHRNIISWNTMIAGYLHNNMVEEANKLFDVMPERDNFSWALMITCFTRKGELEKARELLELVPDKLDTACWNAMIAGYAKKGQFNDAEKVFEEMPVKDLVSYNSMLAGYTQNGKMSLAMRFFERMVERNVVSWNLMVAGFVNSCDLSSAWQFFEKIPDPNAVSWVTMLCGFARHGKILEARKLFDRMPCKNVVSWNAMIAAYVQDLQIDEAVKLFKEMPYKDCVSWTTIINGYVRVGKLDEAHEVYNQMPYKDIAAKTALMSGLIQNGRVDEASRVFSQLGKRDAICWNSMIAGYCQSGRMGEAFNLFKQMPVKNAVSWNTMISGFAQVGQMDRAAEIFEAMGEKNIVSWNSLITGFLQNSLYLDALKSFVLLGQEGKKPDQSTFACSLSACANLAALQVGKQLHEFILKSGYINDLFVSNALIAMYAKCGRVESAEQMFKDIDCVDLISWNSLISGYALNGYANEAFWAFEQMLSEGMIPDEVTFIGMLSACCHAGLANQGLDLFKCMIEDFAIEPLAEHYSCLVDLLGRMGRLEEAFDIVRGMKVNSNAGLWGSLLAACRVHKNMELGKIAAMKLLELEPHNASNYITLSNMHAEAGRWEEVERLRVLMRERRAGKLPGCSWIEVQNQIQNFVSDDPGKLRTENIKIILNTLSAHMRVKCNISDMKSVFDIL; encoded by the coding sequence ATGAAACTTAACAATGGAATAAGATCAACAGTTGAACAAGGAAAAAATGTATTCAACCAAAATCAGAAAATCATTCATCTAGGAAAACAAGGAAAAGTTGAAGAAGCCAGAAGAGTATTCTCAAATGTCATCCACAAAAACCATGCCACATATAATTCCATGATAACCGTGTTTGCAAAAAATGGCAGAGTTATTGAGGCACAACAACTGTTTGATAAAATGTCTCACAGAAACATTATTTCATGGAACACCATGATTGCTGGGTATCTTCACAACAACATGGTTGAAGAAGCCAATAAGTTGTTTGATGTAATGCCTGAAAGAGACAATTTTTCGTGGGCTTTGATGATTACTTGCTTTACGCGTAAAGGGGAGCTTGAAAAGGCTAGAGAGTTGCTTGAGTTGGTTCCTGATAAGTTGGACACTGCTTGTTGGAATGCGATGATTGCTGGTTATGCAAAGAAGGGTCAGTTTAATGATGCTGAGAAAGTTTTTGAGGAGATGCCTGTAAAGGATTTGGTTTCTTATAACTCTATGTTAGCTGGTTATACGCAGAATGGGAAAATGAGTTTGGCAATGCGGTTTTTCGAGAGGATGGTTGAGAGGAATGTGGTTTCGTGGAATTTGATGGTGGCTGGGTTTGTTAATAGTTGTGACTTGAGTTCTGCTTGGCAGTTTTTTGAAAAGATTCCAGATCCTAATGCTGTTTCTTGGGTTACAATGTTGTGTGGGTTTGCTAGACACGGAAAGATTTTAGAGGCTAGGAAACTCTTTGACAGAATGCCTTGTAAGAATGTGGTTTCTTGGAATGCCATGATTGCAGCCTATGTCCAAGACTTACAAATTGATGAAGCTGTTAAACTGTTCAAAGAAATGCCGTATAAAGATTGTGTATCATGGACTACAATAATTAATGGGTACGTTCGGGTTGGCAAGCTTGATGAAGCACATGAAGTTTACAATCAGATGCCTTACAAAGACATAGCTGCGAAAACAGCGTTAATGTCAGGATTAATACAGAATGGAAGGGTAGATGAGGCAAGTCGAGTTTTCAGTCAACTCGGTAAACGTGATGCTATTTGTTGGAACAGCATGATCGCAGGCTATTGCCAAAGTGGAAGAATGGGTGAAGCTTTCAATCTATTTAAACAAATGCCCGTTAAGAATGCTGTTTCGTGGAATACTATGATTTCTGGATTTGCTCAGGTAGGACAGATGGATAGAGCTGCGGAGATCTTTGAGGCCATGGGGGAGAAGAATATTGTTTCCTGGAATTCTCTTATTACAGGTTTTCTTCAAAATAGTTTATACTTGGATGCTCTTAAGAGTTTCGTTTTGTTGGGGCAGGAAGGAAAGAAACCTGATCAATCAACTTTTGCATGTTCCTTAAGTGCATGTGCTAATCTTGCTGCTTTGCAAGTAGGCAAGCAACTCCATGAATTCATCCTGAAAAGTGGCTATATAAACGATTTGTTTGTTAGCAATGCTCTGATTGCCATGTATGCAAAATGCGGAAGAGTAGAAAGTGCTGAACAAATGTTTAAAGATATTGACTGTGTTGATCTTATTTCTTGGAATTCCTTGATTTCGGGCTATGCTTTGAATGGATATGCAAATGAGGCATTTTGGGCCTTTGAACAGATGTTATCCGAAGGGATGATTCCTGATGAGGTTACCTTTATTGGAATGTTGTCAGCTTGCTGTCATGCCGGTTTAGCCAATCAGGGTTTGGATTTATTTAAATGCATGATTGAAGATTTTGCTATTGAACCTTTGGCTGAACATTACAGCTGCCTAGTTGACTTGCTTGGCCGCATGGGTAGGTTAGAGGAAGCGTTTGACATAGTGAGAGGGATGAAAGTGAACTCAAATGCTGGATTATGGGGTTCATTGCTCGCAGCTTGTCGTGTACACAAGAACATGGAACTTGGTAAAATTGCAGCTATGAAGCTGTTAGAACTCGAACCGCATAATGCCTCTAATTATATTACTTTGTCAAACATGCATGCTGAGGCTGGCAGGTGGGAAGAGGTTGAAAGATTAAGGGTGCTAATGAGGGAGAGAAGAGCTGGAAAGCTACCTGGCTGCAGTTGGATTGAAGTACAAAATCAGATACAAAATTTTGTCTCGGACGATCCAGGGAAGCTGAGAACTGAAAATATTAAGATTATATTGAATACTTTATCTGCACATATGAGAGTCAAGTGTAACATATCCGACATGAAATCAGTTTTTGACATATTATGA